The Streptomyces sp. CC0208 genome window below encodes:
- a CDS encoding class I SAM-dependent methyltransferase, producing MTETPPRMREEILAYYARGKEDARLREGGAPAGRLEFWRTQDVLRRLLPAAPARVLDVGGGSGVHAEWLARDGYAVELVDPVPLHVDQASRLPGVAAHLGDARELASSDSSYDVVLLLGPLYHLHEQAERVRALAEAGRVVRPGGLVVAATINRYAQLHDLLREERYFIPEHRERTDAVLADGRHPYHDEGFFTVAQFAQPGEVTAEFADARLAVEGQYGVEGVAWLMGGVEDWLDDPARRETVLAACRHIESEPTLLGASGHLLTVGRRPSV from the coding sequence ATGACCGAGACACCTCCGCGGATGCGCGAAGAGATCCTCGCCTACTACGCCCGGGGCAAGGAGGACGCCCGGCTCAGAGAGGGCGGAGCGCCCGCCGGACGGTTGGAGTTCTGGCGCACCCAGGACGTACTGCGCAGACTGCTGCCCGCCGCGCCCGCGCGCGTGCTGGACGTCGGCGGCGGCAGCGGGGTGCACGCGGAGTGGCTCGCGCGCGACGGGTACGCGGTCGAACTCGTCGACCCCGTACCGCTCCACGTCGACCAGGCCTCGCGGCTGCCCGGGGTGGCCGCGCATCTCGGGGACGCACGCGAGTTGGCGTCATCCGACTCGTCGTACGACGTGGTGCTCCTGCTCGGCCCGTTGTACCACCTGCACGAACAGGCCGAACGGGTAAGGGCGTTGGCCGAGGCGGGCCGGGTCGTCCGGCCGGGCGGGCTGGTGGTCGCGGCCACCATCAACCGGTACGCGCAGCTGCACGACCTGCTGCGTGAGGAGCGCTACTTCATCCCGGAGCATCGCGAACGCACCGACGCCGTCCTCGCGGACGGTCGCCATCCCTACCATGACGAGGGCTTCTTCACGGTCGCCCAATTCGCCCAACCGGGCGAGGTGACCGCGGAGTTCGCGGACGCGCGGCTGGCCGTCGAGGGGCAGTACGGCGTCGAGGGCGTGGCCTGGCTGATGGGCGGCGTGGAGGACTGGCTGGACGACCCGGCCAGGCGCGAGACCGTGCTGGCAGCGTGCCGGCACATCGAGTCGGAACCGACGCTGCTGGGGGCGAGCGGGCATCTGCTCACGGTGGGCAGACGGCCTTCGGTGTGA
- a CDS encoding PucR family transcriptional regulator — MSTTSEPLESLAPTLSVRQVLMLERVLAGEPEVVAGAAQLDRAVRWVHVAEAADVGVMLSGGEMVLTTGVLLAGDDGKQAEYIQSLHRAEAAAVVLGLGRAFPAPPDVMRRAAERCGLPMVVLHRPFPFAELTEEVQARLVRRKFAAVSMSEAVRTALTGLITAGAPLQRLLDEIAHHSGCPVVVTNLAHRVLATAGERSAVDDVLRDWERIARQAGGSEGDGWIRAELGGRGERWGQIMLCGYRGDTATGRLLADRAAESLVLHRMLGGTSAHSWEEQSAQSLLTDLVSGVVPARQLLPRARAAGLPVNRRTFVPLVVRDGDPAELDRVLRLLGLPGIVAELADGATAVLLSLARDQDAAVLTANFAARLTQTVVAAADPRTAWDDVPAGMREARHVADAVASGALDLPAVVRLKDVHLRGLIRLLRDDPHVQSFAERELDGLLCAAGDDLLAVLRTYLATGRNKSRTAQLHHVSRPALYRRLEAIQGRLGVDLDDFEQAASVHIALLAHDAQQA; from the coding sequence ATGAGCACCACCTCGGAGCCCCTGGAGTCCCTGGCGCCGACCCTGTCGGTCCGGCAGGTCCTGATGCTGGAACGGGTCCTGGCCGGGGAGCCCGAGGTGGTGGCCGGTGCCGCCCAGCTCGACCGGGCCGTGCGCTGGGTGCACGTGGCCGAGGCTGCCGACGTCGGTGTGATGCTCAGCGGTGGCGAGATGGTCCTCACCACCGGTGTGCTGCTCGCCGGAGACGACGGCAAGCAGGCCGAGTACATCCAGTCCCTGCACCGCGCGGAGGCCGCGGCCGTGGTCCTCGGACTCGGCCGCGCCTTCCCGGCCCCGCCGGACGTGATGCGCCGGGCCGCCGAGCGGTGCGGGCTGCCCATGGTCGTCCTGCACCGCCCCTTCCCCTTCGCCGAGTTGACGGAGGAGGTGCAGGCCCGGCTGGTACGGCGGAAGTTCGCCGCCGTCAGCATGTCCGAGGCCGTGCGCACCGCGCTGACCGGACTCATCACCGCGGGCGCACCGCTCCAGCGCCTGCTGGACGAGATCGCCCACCACAGCGGCTGTCCCGTCGTCGTCACCAACCTCGCCCACCGCGTCCTCGCCACCGCGGGGGAGCGGTCCGCGGTGGACGACGTGCTGCGCGACTGGGAGCGCATCGCCCGCCAGGCCGGCGGCAGCGAGGGCGACGGCTGGATCCGCGCCGAACTCGGCGGGCGCGGCGAGCGCTGGGGCCAGATCATGCTGTGCGGCTACCGCGGCGACACCGCCACCGGACGCCTCCTCGCCGACCGCGCCGCCGAATCCCTCGTCCTGCACCGCATGCTCGGGGGCACTTCCGCCCACAGCTGGGAGGAGCAGTCCGCGCAGAGCCTGCTCACCGACCTGGTCAGCGGGGTCGTACCGGCGCGGCAACTGCTGCCCCGCGCCCGGGCGGCCGGACTGCCCGTCAACCGGCGCACCTTCGTGCCGCTCGTCGTACGGGACGGCGATCCGGCGGAACTCGACCGGGTACTACGGCTGTTGGGGCTGCCCGGTATCGTCGCCGAACTCGCCGACGGGGCCACCGCGGTGCTGCTGAGCCTGGCCAGGGACCAGGACGCCGCCGTGCTCACCGCCAACTTCGCGGCGCGGCTGACCCAGACGGTCGTGGCCGCCGCGGACCCGCGCACCGCCTGGGACGACGTCCCCGCCGGCATGCGTGAGGCCCGGCATGTCGCGGACGCGGTCGCCTCGGGAGCACTCGACCTTCCCGCGGTCGTCCGCCTCAAGGACGTCCATCTGCGCGGACTGATAAGGCTGTTGCGCGACGACCCGCACGTGCAGTCCTTCGCCGAGCGCGAGTTGGACGGGCTGCTGTGCGCGGCGGGAGACGACCTGCTGGCGGTGCTGCGCACCTATCTCGCCACCGGCCGCAACAAGTCCCGCACCGCCCAGCTCCACCACGTCTCCCGGCCCGCGCTCTACCGCCGGCTGGAGGCGATACAGGGCCGGCTGGGCGTCGACCTGGACGATTTCGAGCAGGCCGCCTCGGTACACATCGCACTCCTCGCACACGACGCGCAACAGGCCTGA
- a CDS encoding response regulator transcription factor: MIRVALVDDQALMRAGFRALLDAEDGIEVVGEAADGERGVELVRAQVPDIALIDVQMPVMTGIEATRRIAADPELADVRVVILTNYGLDEYVFEALRAGASGFLLKDTEPADLLQAIEVVARGEALLSPAVTRTLIGEFASRPPDRSTAPGLECLTRREREVTALAARGLTNEEIAEHMVISPLTAKTHISRAMTKLGARDRAQLVVFAYESGLVTARGS, encoded by the coding sequence GTGATCAGGGTGGCGCTCGTCGACGACCAGGCGTTGATGCGGGCCGGGTTCCGGGCCCTGCTCGACGCCGAGGACGGGATCGAGGTGGTCGGGGAGGCGGCGGACGGGGAGCGGGGCGTGGAGCTGGTGCGGGCGCAGGTGCCCGACATCGCGCTGATCGACGTACAGATGCCGGTGATGACCGGTATCGAAGCGACCCGGCGGATCGCCGCCGATCCCGAGCTGGCGGATGTCCGCGTGGTGATCCTCACCAACTACGGTCTCGACGAGTACGTCTTCGAGGCGCTGCGGGCGGGTGCGAGCGGCTTTCTGCTGAAGGACACCGAACCGGCCGACCTCCTCCAGGCCATCGAGGTGGTGGCCCGGGGCGAGGCGCTGCTGTCCCCCGCGGTCACGCGCACCCTCATCGGCGAGTTCGCCTCCCGCCCCCCGGACCGGTCCACCGCCCCCGGCCTGGAGTGCCTCACCCGCCGCGAACGCGAGGTCACGGCCCTGGCCGCCCGCGGCCTGACCAACGAGGAGATCGCCGAGCACATGGTGATCAGCCCTCTCACGGCCAAGACGCACATCAGCCGAGCGATGACGAAACTGGGTGCCCGAGACCGCGCCCAACTGGTCGTGTTCGCCTATGAGTCGGGGCTGGTGACGGCACGCGGCTCCTGA
- the hydA gene encoding dihydropyrimidinase yields the protein MSSRTVIRGGLVITASDEIHADVLIEDGRIAALAVPGTQSWTADRTIDATGKYVIPGGVDAHTHMELPFGGTFASDTFETGTRAAAWGGTTTIVDFAVQSVGHSLREGLDAWHAKAEGNCAIDYGFHMIVSDVNQETLKEMDLLVEEGVTSFKQFMAYPGVFYSDDGQILRAMQRSADNGGLIMMHAENGIAIDVLVEQALARGETDPRYHGEVRKALLEAEATHRAIKLAQVAGAPLYVVHVSAMEAVAELARARDEGLNVFGETCPQYLFLSTDNLAEPDFEGSKYVCSTPLRPKEHQAKLWQGLRTNDLQVVSTDHCPFCFVGQKELGRGDFSKIPNGLPGVENRMDLLHQAVVDGHITRRRWIEIACATPARMFGMYPKKGTIAPGADADVVIYDPHAEQIISAETHHMNVDYSAYEGKRLTGRVETVLSRGELVITEREYTGHAGHGTYTPRSTCQYLN from the coding sequence ATGAGCAGCCGTACCGTCATCCGCGGTGGCCTCGTCATCACCGCGTCCGACGAGATCCACGCCGACGTGCTGATCGAGGACGGCCGCATCGCCGCCCTCGCCGTGCCCGGTACCCAGAGCTGGACCGCGGACCGCACGATCGACGCCACCGGAAAGTACGTGATCCCCGGTGGCGTCGACGCCCACACCCACATGGAGCTGCCGTTCGGCGGCACCTTCGCCTCCGACACCTTCGAGACCGGCACCCGGGCCGCCGCCTGGGGCGGTACGACGACCATCGTCGACTTCGCGGTGCAGAGCGTGGGCCACTCGCTGCGCGAGGGCCTGGACGCCTGGCACGCCAAGGCCGAGGGCAACTGCGCCATCGACTACGGATTCCACATGATCGTCTCCGATGTGAACCAGGAGACGCTCAAGGAGATGGACCTGCTGGTGGAGGAGGGGGTCACCTCCTTCAAGCAGTTCATGGCCTACCCCGGCGTCTTCTACTCCGACGACGGCCAGATCCTGCGCGCCATGCAGCGCTCCGCCGACAACGGCGGCCTGATCATGATGCACGCCGAGAACGGCATCGCGATCGACGTCCTGGTCGAGCAGGCGCTGGCACGCGGCGAGACCGACCCCCGCTACCACGGCGAGGTCCGCAAGGCGCTCCTGGAGGCCGAGGCCACCCACCGCGCCATCAAGCTCGCGCAGGTCGCCGGCGCCCCCCTGTACGTCGTGCACGTCTCGGCCATGGAGGCGGTGGCCGAGCTGGCGCGGGCGCGGGACGAGGGCCTCAACGTCTTCGGCGAGACCTGCCCGCAGTATCTGTTCCTCTCCACGGACAACCTCGCGGAGCCGGACTTCGAGGGCTCGAAGTACGTGTGCTCGACGCCCCTGCGCCCGAAGGAGCACCAGGCCAAGCTGTGGCAGGGCCTCAGGACCAACGACCTCCAGGTGGTCTCCACCGACCACTGCCCCTTCTGCTTCGTGGGCCAGAAGGAGCTGGGCCGCGGCGACTTCTCGAAGATCCCCAACGGCCTGCCGGGCGTCGAGAACCGCATGGACCTGCTCCACCAGGCCGTCGTCGACGGGCACATCACCCGCCGCCGCTGGATCGAGATCGCCTGCGCCACCCCGGCCCGGATGTTCGGCATGTACCCGAAGAAGGGCACCATCGCCCCGGGCGCCGACGCGGACGTCGTCATCTACGACCCGCACGCCGAGCAGATCATCTCCGCCGAGACCCACCACATGAACGTCGACTACTCGGCCTACGAGGGCAAGCGCCTCACCGGCCGGGTCGAGACGGTCCTCTCGCGCGGCGAACTCGTCATCACCGAGCGGGAGTACACCGGACACGCCGGGCACGGCACGTACACCCCGCGCTCCACCTGTCAGTACCTCAACTAG
- a CDS encoding nitrilase-related carbon-nitrogen hydrolase has translation MSRVIRAALFQTAWTGDKESMIQVHEQAARDAAAQGAQVLCFQELFYGPYFCQVQDKAFYEYAEQIPDGPIVKRFQSLAKELGIVLILPMYEEEQPGVLYNTAAVIDADGSYLGKYRKHHIPQVPGFWEKFYFRPGNLGWPIFDTKVGKIGVYICYDRHFPEGWRALGLAGAEIVFNPSATSRGLSAYLWQLEQPAAAVANEYFVGAINRVGVEELGDNDFYGTTYFVDPEAQFVGEVASDKETELVVRDLDLAKLREVRDRWQFYRDRRPDAYPPLTAP, from the coding sequence ATGAGCAGAGTGATTCGTGCCGCCCTCTTCCAGACCGCGTGGACGGGCGACAAGGAGTCGATGATCCAGGTACACGAGCAGGCGGCCCGGGACGCGGCCGCGCAGGGTGCTCAGGTCCTGTGCTTCCAGGAGCTGTTCTACGGGCCGTACTTCTGCCAGGTCCAGGACAAGGCGTTCTACGAGTACGCCGAGCAGATCCCGGACGGGCCCATCGTCAAGCGATTCCAGTCGCTGGCCAAGGAGTTGGGCATCGTCCTCATCCTGCCGATGTACGAGGAGGAGCAGCCCGGCGTCCTCTACAACACCGCCGCGGTGATCGACGCCGACGGCTCGTACCTCGGCAAGTACCGCAAGCACCACATCCCCCAAGTGCCCGGATTCTGGGAGAAGTTCTACTTCCGTCCCGGCAATCTGGGGTGGCCGATCTTCGACACGAAGGTCGGGAAGATCGGCGTGTACATCTGCTACGACCGTCACTTCCCGGAGGGCTGGCGGGCGTTGGGCCTGGCCGGTGCCGAGATCGTCTTCAACCCGTCGGCCACCTCGCGCGGTCTGTCCGCGTACCTGTGGCAGCTGGAGCAGCCCGCGGCGGCCGTCGCCAACGAGTACTTCGTCGGCGCGATCAACCGGGTGGGTGTGGAGGAGCTGGGCGACAACGACTTCTACGGGACGACGTACTTCGTCGACCCGGAGGCGCAGTTCGTCGGCGAGGTCGCTTCGGACAAGGAGACCGAACTCGTCGTCCGCGACCTGGACTTGGCCAAGCTGCGGGAGGTCCGCGACCGCTGGCAGTTCTACCGCGACCGCCGTCCGGACGCGTACCCCCCGCTGACCGCACCCTGA
- a CDS encoding sensor histidine kinase yields the protein MSGHPVDPAISQRLADLALVVVVGALVVAAAALDADTTALDFGFLAVSAAALAFHRTAPLVVLAVATVSGAVYVLHAHPGPLGALSVFAAVHLASQGGHRSWAAGASGVFLGVYAATGPTAHEAVEKTALLAGWFVCAVVTGLAGRNWQAYLRQTEQRALEAERTREEAALRRAGEERLRIARELHDSLTHSISIVKLQAGVAVHLARKRGEEVPPALLAIQEAGGEAMRELRATLEVLRTDEPTGTPALLVERARAAGLAIELCVRGEECALPAPLDRAVYRIVQESLTNAARHAGPAKVRVELAYGVDDLTIRVDDDGAADPDRPPQPGHGLTGMRERVTALGGTLHTGPRAEGGFSVRAELPLGAGERV from the coding sequence ATGAGCGGGCACCCGGTCGATCCGGCCATCTCCCAGCGGCTCGCCGATCTGGCCCTCGTGGTCGTGGTCGGCGCCCTCGTCGTGGCCGCGGCGGCTCTCGACGCGGACACGACCGCCCTCGACTTCGGGTTCCTCGCGGTGAGCGCGGCCGCTCTGGCGTTCCACCGCACGGCCCCGCTGGTGGTGCTGGCCGTGGCCACGGTGAGCGGGGCGGTGTACGTCCTGCACGCCCACCCGGGCCCCCTCGGCGCGCTGTCCGTCTTCGCCGCCGTCCACCTGGCCTCCCAGGGGGGACACCGGAGCTGGGCCGCGGGGGCGAGCGGGGTCTTCCTCGGGGTGTACGCGGCGACGGGTCCCACGGCCCACGAGGCGGTCGAGAAGACCGCGCTGCTCGCGGGCTGGTTCGTGTGCGCGGTGGTGACGGGCCTCGCCGGCCGCAACTGGCAGGCCTATCTGCGCCAGACCGAACAGCGTGCCCTGGAGGCCGAGCGGACCCGGGAGGAGGCCGCCCTGCGCCGGGCCGGCGAGGAACGCCTGCGGATAGCCCGGGAGTTGCACGACTCCCTCACCCACAGCATCTCCATCGTCAAGCTCCAGGCGGGCGTGGCCGTCCATCTGGCGCGCAAGCGCGGTGAGGAGGTGCCGCCCGCCCTGCTCGCCATCCAGGAGGCGGGCGGCGAGGCCATGCGCGAGCTGCGCGCCACGCTGGAGGTCCTGCGCACCGACGAGCCGACCGGCACCCCGGCGCTGCTCGTGGAGCGGGCGCGGGCCGCGGGCCTCGCCATCGAACTGTGCGTGAGGGGCGAGGAGTGCGCCCTGCCCGCCCCGCTCGACCGGGCCGTGTACCGGATCGTCCAGGAGTCCCTGACCAACGCGGCACGGCACGCGGGACCGGCGAAGGTGCGGGTCGAACTGGCCTACGGCGTGGACGACTTGACGATCCGAGTGGACGACGACGGAGCCGCGGACCCGGACCGGCCGCCGCAGCCCGGCCACGGCCTCACGGGCATGCGTGAACGTGTCACGGCCCTGGGCGGCACGCTGCACACCGGCCCGCGCGCGGAGGGCGGGTTCTCGGTGCGGGCGGAGCTGCCTTTGGGTGCGGGGGAGCGGGTGTGA
- a CDS encoding carboxymuconolactone decarboxylase family protein, translating into MSTSFRYTRPLPPKSATGPVAEVYEQLSRDFGIDEPVTFVVLSSAPELLAPAWALMRESLIAGPGSRTGKELAALGVSLANRCPFCVDAHTMLLHATGDHALAERVARGERPVNEEHARVLEWGRHTRVPGGLGAAPYPFPREHAPGYLGTAFAFHFINRIVSALLTESLLPGNVQRFRAVRSLAGRTLARTVRRPARPGASLALLDLPDPGEAPAWADGTPVGLAYAALLRAAMAGAGLLGTDDQDLVEEVLLDWDGSHPPLDLRGFPDRRERPGARLVLLAALAPYRISDEDVAAWRRPEHTDHCLVQLVAYGAFLAVDRIESALHRPIART; encoded by the coding sequence ATGTCCACATCCTTCCGCTACACCCGGCCCCTGCCGCCCAAGTCCGCCACCGGCCCGGTCGCCGAGGTCTACGAGCAACTGTCCCGGGACTTCGGCATCGACGAACCCGTCACCTTCGTGGTCCTGTCCTCCGCGCCGGAGCTCCTCGCCCCCGCGTGGGCGCTGATGCGTGAGTCGCTGATCGCCGGCCCCGGCAGCCGCACCGGCAAGGAACTCGCGGCGCTCGGGGTCTCGCTGGCCAACCGGTGCCCGTTCTGCGTGGACGCGCACACCATGCTGCTGCACGCCACCGGCGACCACGCACTCGCCGAACGCGTCGCCCGAGGAGAGCGGCCGGTGAACGAGGAGCACGCGCGGGTGCTGGAGTGGGGCAGGCACACGCGCGTGCCGGGCGGCCTCGGCGCGGCGCCGTACCCGTTCCCGCGCGAGCACGCTCCGGGCTATCTCGGCACCGCGTTCGCCTTCCACTTCATCAACCGGATCGTGTCCGCCCTGCTCACCGAGAGCCTGCTGCCGGGCAACGTCCAGCGCTTCCGGGCCGTGCGCAGCCTCGCGGGCCGTACGCTCGCCCGGACCGTACGCCGACCCGCCCGGCCCGGTGCGTCCCTCGCGCTGCTCGACCTGCCCGACCCCGGCGAAGCGCCCGCGTGGGCGGACGGTACGCCCGTCGGACTCGCCTATGCGGCGCTGCTCCGGGCGGCCATGGCGGGCGCCGGCCTCCTCGGCACCGACGACCAGGACCTCGTGGAGGAGGTACTGCTGGACTGGGACGGCTCGCACCCGCCGCTCGACCTGCGCGGCTTTCCGGACCGGCGGGAGCGTCCCGGGGCGCGTCTGGTGCTGCTGGCCGCGCTCGCGCCGTACCGGATCAGCGACGAGGACGTGGCGGCCTGGCGGCGGCCGGAGCACACCGACCACTGTCTGGTGCAGCTTGTGGCCTACGGGGCGTTCCTGGCCGTGGACCGCATCGAGTCGGCCCTCCACCGGCCCATCGCCCGGACATAA
- a CDS encoding TIGR03842 family LLM class F420-dependent oxidoreductase, which yields MDFGLVLQTDPPASKVISLMKRAERNGFTYGWTFDSAVLWQEPFVIYSQILANTSKLKVGPMVTNPGTRTWEVTASTFATLNDMFGNRTVCGIGRGDSAMRVAGRTPNTLARISEAMKVIRALGSGQEADLGGTVIRFPWIKEGAELPVWMAAYGPKALKMTGEEADGFILQLSDLYLTEYMVKAVKDAAVAAGRDPSEVKICVAAPAYVTADDSPEALAHAREQCRWFGGMVGNHVADLVSKYGSGGGLVPQELTDYIKAREGYDYSHHGRADNPDTAFVPDEIVDRFCVIGPVEKHIEKLNALRELGVDQFAVYDMHDAQEATIDAYGAEIIPAVNS from the coding sequence ATGGACTTCGGACTCGTCCTGCAGACGGATCCGCCCGCCTCGAAGGTCATCAGCCTGATGAAGCGGGCCGAACGCAACGGCTTCACCTACGGGTGGACCTTCGACTCCGCCGTGCTCTGGCAGGAGCCGTTCGTGATCTACAGTCAGATTCTCGCGAACACCTCGAAGTTGAAGGTCGGCCCGATGGTCACCAACCCGGGCACCCGCACCTGGGAGGTCACCGCCTCCACCTTCGCCACCCTCAACGACATGTTCGGCAACCGCACGGTCTGCGGCATCGGCCGCGGTGACTCCGCGATGCGCGTCGCGGGGCGTACGCCCAACACGCTGGCCCGCATCAGCGAGGCCATGAAGGTCATCCGGGCGCTCGGCTCGGGCCAGGAGGCCGACCTCGGCGGCACGGTGATCAGGTTCCCGTGGATCAAGGAGGGCGCCGAACTCCCCGTATGGATGGCGGCGTACGGCCCGAAGGCCCTGAAGATGACCGGCGAGGAGGCCGACGGGTTCATCCTCCAGCTCTCCGACCTCTATCTGACCGAGTACATGGTCAAGGCCGTGAAGGACGCGGCCGTCGCCGCAGGCCGCGACCCCTCCGAGGTGAAGATCTGCGTGGCCGCCCCGGCCTACGTCACCGCGGACGACTCGCCCGAGGCCCTCGCCCACGCGCGTGAGCAGTGCCGCTGGTTCGGCGGGATGGTCGGCAACCACGTCGCCGACCTGGTCTCCAAGTACGGCTCCGGCGGCGGTCTGGTCCCTCAGGAACTCACCGACTACATCAAGGCGCGCGAGGGGTACGACTACTCGCACCACGGGCGCGCCGACAACCCGGACACCGCGTTCGTGCCCGACGAGATCGTCGACCGGTTCTGCGTCATCGGACCGGTCGAGAAGCACATCGAGAAGCTGAACGCGCTGCGCGAACTGGGCGTCGACCAGTTCGCCGTCTACGACATGCACGACGCCCAGGAAGCCACCATCGACGCGTACGGGGCCGAGATCATCCCCGCCGTCAACTCCTGA
- a CDS encoding NCS1 family nucleobase:cation symporter-1 produces the protein MTETVPTGSPIQQSAGGRVELAPEAFPADSPFANEDLRPVPVSERKWTTYNFAALWISMAHCIPSWTLASGLVALGMDWKQAVFTIALANIIVLFPMLATGHAGPKYGIPFPVLARASFGLRGANIPALIRAAVACGWFGIQTWIGGSGIFALGSKLTGGHWEDAGKIAGNPWPLWLCFLLFWALQIAIIYRGMDFLRHFENWAAPFVIAGALVLLIWIAVKADGFGALLDQPSKLGWGADFWPVFFPSLMGMIGFWATLSLNIPDFTRFGASQKAQTWGQALGLPTTMTLFAVLAVLVTSGSEAIYGEAIWDPVALAAKTDNAFGLLFALVIVLVATISVNIAANVVSPAYDLSNLAPKFINFRTGALITGVVGILIFPWKLISTPEFYIFTWLGVVGGLLGTVAGILIADYWIVRRTVLHLADLYTPGGRYWYTNGWNWRAIVAFVVGGLLAVGGSYSGVGADGKKAGPFPTDGLIPFLKPLADYGWAVGLATSLLLYVALMLPKGKEQEGIAA, from the coding sequence ATGACCGAAACAGTCCCCACGGGGTCGCCGATACAGCAGTCCGCCGGTGGCCGCGTCGAGCTCGCCCCCGAGGCCTTCCCCGCCGACAGCCCCTTCGCCAACGAGGACCTGCGTCCCGTACCGGTCTCCGAGCGCAAGTGGACGACGTACAACTTCGCGGCCCTGTGGATCTCCATGGCCCACTGCATCCCCAGCTGGACCCTGGCCTCCGGCCTGGTCGCGCTCGGCATGGACTGGAAGCAGGCCGTGTTCACCATCGCCCTGGCCAACATCATCGTGCTGTTCCCGATGCTGGCCACCGGGCACGCCGGACCCAAGTACGGCATCCCCTTCCCGGTGCTCGCCCGCGCCTCCTTCGGGCTGCGCGGCGCCAACATCCCGGCGCTGATCCGGGCCGCCGTGGCCTGCGGCTGGTTCGGTATCCAGACCTGGATCGGCGGCAGCGGCATCTTCGCCCTGGGCTCCAAGCTCACCGGCGGCCACTGGGAGGACGCGGGCAAGATCGCGGGCAACCCCTGGCCCCTGTGGCTCTGCTTCCTGCTGTTCTGGGCGCTCCAGATCGCGATCATCTACCGCGGCATGGACTTCCTGCGGCACTTCGAGAACTGGGCCGCGCCTTTCGTGATCGCCGGCGCGCTCGTGCTGCTGATCTGGATCGCGGTCAAGGCCGACGGCTTCGGCGCGCTGCTCGACCAGCCCTCGAAGCTGGGCTGGGGCGCCGACTTCTGGCCGGTCTTCTTCCCGTCCCTGATGGGAATGATCGGCTTCTGGGCCACTTTGTCCCTGAACATCCCCGACTTCACCCGGTTCGGCGCCAGTCAGAAGGCGCAGACCTGGGGGCAGGCCCTCGGTCTTCCCACGACGATGACGCTCTTCGCGGTCCTCGCCGTGCTGGTCACCTCCGGATCCGAGGCCATCTACGGCGAGGCCATCTGGGACCCGGTCGCGCTGGCCGCCAAGACGGACAACGCCTTCGGGCTGCTCTTCGCGCTGGTCATCGTGCTGGTCGCCACCATCTCCGTGAACATCGCGGCCAACGTGGTCTCACCGGCGTACGACCTGTCCAACCTGGCCCCGAAGTTCATCAACTTCCGTACGGGTGCGCTGATCACGGGTGTCGTCGGCATCCTGATCTTCCCGTGGAAGCTGATCTCCACGCCGGAGTTCTACATCTTCACCTGGCTCGGAGTCGTCGGCGGCCTGCTCGGCACGGTCGCGGGCATCCTCATCGCCGACTACTGGATCGTCCGGCGCACGGTCCTGCACCTCGCCGACCTCTACACGCCCGGCGGCCGCTACTGGTACACCAACGGCTGGAACTGGCGGGCCATCGTCGCCTTCGTGGTGGGCGGTCTGCTCGCGGTCGGCGGCTCGTACTCGGGAGTGGGCGCGGACGGCAAGAAGGCCGGCCCGTTCCCGACCGACGGTCTGATCCCGTTCCTCAAGCCGCTGGCCGACTACGGCTGGGCGGTGGGCCTGGCCACGTCACTGCTGCTCTACGTCGCGCTGATGCTGCCGAAGGGCAAGGAGCAGGAGGGCATCGCGGCCTGA